In one Modestobacter sp. L9-4 genomic region, the following are encoded:
- a CDS encoding winged helix DNA-binding domain-containing protein: MDELSLLRMAAQRLVGPPAASPVEAVRLLTAVQGQDLPGALLSVALRSGSTRAQVTAALDDGSVVRSWPMRGTLHLTAAEDLPWLLDLLTERAVRGVEKRRAIVELTEADVERAREVAVGALTGGGAMSRAELLAVLAAAGVPTSGQRGYHLLWWLSQTGTLVMGPTRDGDQLFVLLDEWVPAPRRLAREEALGELVLRYFRGHGPATVKDLTRWAYCTVGDVRAGLVLVRDQLETYVVDGTEHLMDPGTPQRLAAARAEAEGVHLLPGFDELVLGYADRSCTVPAEHAQRIVPGGNGVFRPTVVSAGRAVATWRTGRGRTRPVEVEPFGELAPGLTAVVEERYAALP, translated from the coding sequence ATGGACGAGCTCTCTCTGCTGCGGATGGCCGCCCAACGGCTGGTCGGGCCGCCGGCGGCCTCCCCGGTGGAGGCAGTGCGCCTGCTGACCGCGGTGCAGGGCCAGGACCTGCCCGGTGCGCTGCTGTCGGTGGCGCTGCGCAGCGGCAGCACCCGCGCGCAGGTCACCGCGGCGCTCGACGACGGCAGCGTCGTCCGGTCCTGGCCGATGCGCGGCACGCTGCACCTGACCGCTGCCGAGGACCTGCCGTGGCTGCTGGACCTGCTCACCGAGCGGGCCGTGCGCGGGGTCGAGAAGCGCCGCGCGATCGTGGAGCTGACCGAGGCCGACGTCGAGCGGGCCCGCGAGGTGGCGGTCGGCGCGCTCACGGGCGGCGGCGCGATGAGCCGGGCGGAGCTGCTCGCGGTGCTGGCGGCCGCCGGGGTGCCGACGAGCGGGCAGCGCGGCTACCACCTGCTGTGGTGGCTGTCCCAGACCGGGACGCTGGTCATGGGCCCCACCCGGGACGGCGACCAGCTGTTCGTGCTGCTCGACGAGTGGGTGCCCGCACCCCGCCGCCTGGCGCGGGAGGAGGCGCTGGGCGAGCTGGTGCTGCGCTACTTCCGCGGCCACGGGCCGGCCACCGTGAAGGACCTCACCCGCTGGGCGTACTGCACCGTCGGGGACGTGAGGGCCGGCCTCGTGCTGGTGCGCGACCAGCTGGAGACCTACGTCGTCGACGGCACCGAGCACCTGATGGACCCCGGCACCCCGCAGCGCCTGGCCGCGGCGCGGGCCGAGGCCGAGGGCGTCCACCTGCTGCCCGGCTTCGACGAGCTGGTGCTGGGCTACGCCGACCGCAGCTGCACGGTGCCCGCCGAGCACGCCCAGCGCATCGTGCCGGGCGGGAACGGCGTCTTCCGGCCCACCGTCGTCTCCGCCGGCCGGGCGGTGGCCACCTGGCGCACCGGGCGCGGGAGGACACGGCCGGTCGAGGTCGAGCCGTTCGGCGAGCTCGCACCCGGGCTCACCGCCGTGGTCGAGGAGCGGTACGCCGCCCTGCCGTGA
- a CDS encoding isopenicillin N synthase family oxygenase: MTVPDRTMPAVPLVDLTPWYAGDPDGRRQVATDVDRALCEVGVLLVTGHPLSPALTGCVREEARLFFAEPTAVKTELATFPGGRGWVPPGGGAAADLRESFGFGAEEVPAELLGTEEEEWFGPNAWPAGTPCLRTAATAFTRCCAAVADELLRVLALALDLDADFFVSRCTGRTWHADLTWYPARQAVGPVAPGQMRIAAHTDPGTLVLADREPGLGCLQVQTLDEEWVDVPSVPGALTVAAGDLLARWTGDRWRSAPHRVLPPPVEAPGEELLSLEYSAEPDPLTVVEQLPTAAAGPSRHAPVTAGQFRRERAGTVPVG, encoded by the coding sequence GTGACCGTTCCGGACCGGACGATGCCCGCCGTCCCGCTGGTCGACCTGACGCCCTGGTACGCCGGCGACCCCGACGGCCGCCGGCAGGTGGCCACGGACGTCGACCGCGCGCTGTGCGAGGTCGGGGTCCTGCTCGTCACCGGCCACCCGCTCAGCCCGGCGCTCACCGGCTGCGTGCGCGAGGAGGCCCGGCTGTTCTTCGCCGAGCCGACCGCGGTCAAGACCGAGCTGGCCACCTTCCCGGGCGGCCGCGGGTGGGTGCCGCCCGGCGGTGGCGCCGCGGCCGACCTGCGCGAGTCCTTCGGCTTCGGCGCGGAGGAGGTGCCCGCCGAGCTGCTCGGGACGGAGGAGGAGGAGTGGTTCGGCCCCAACGCCTGGCCGGCCGGCACCCCCTGCTTGCGCACGGCGGCGACGGCGTTCACCCGGTGCTGCGCGGCCGTGGCCGACGAGCTGCTGCGGGTGCTCGCCCTCGCCCTGGACCTGGACGCCGACTTCTTCGTGTCCCGCTGCACCGGCCGCACCTGGCACGCCGACCTCACCTGGTACCCGGCGCGGCAGGCCGTCGGGCCGGTGGCACCCGGGCAGATGCGGATCGCCGCGCACACCGACCCCGGCACGCTCGTGCTGGCCGACCGCGAGCCGGGGCTGGGCTGCCTGCAGGTGCAGACGCTGGACGAGGAGTGGGTCGACGTCCCGTCGGTGCCCGGCGCGCTGACCGTCGCCGCCGGCGACCTGCTCGCCCGCTGGACCGGCGACCGGTGGCGGTCGGCGCCGCACCGCGTGCTGCCGCCCCCGGTGGAGGCGCCGGGCGAGGAGCTGCTGTCGCTGGAGTACAGCGCCGAGCCCGACCCGCTGACGGTCGTCGAGCAGCTGCCCACCGCCGCTGCCGGCCCCAGCCGCCACGCCCCGGTGACCGCCGGGCAGTTCCGCCGCGAGCGCGCCGGGACGGTCCCGGTCGGCTGA